A stretch of Henckelia pumila isolate YLH828 chromosome 4, ASM3356847v2, whole genome shotgun sequence DNA encodes these proteins:
- the LOC140864424 gene encoding putative late blight resistance protein homolog R1B-8 isoform X2 yields MLCSLKPNSLLKLEASIMAAAYAALMSLLNTSELILHPSQHWLRINIIQIESLLQKVRLLQEFLEDYSHRDHQEMAGVESQIADMAYEAEDVIECYVLAQIPARSTGSEVKYSTAFSQCIHKVIEEMEDLIKNKLMRIKESIGKFEEDPTFIDFSPAVSSRSAPSEQNTMVGSDEKLEEILDILTGQQSNRQIVAIVGMGGIGKTTLAKNVYEHPYIKNHFHICAWATISQKYSARNIIYEMLSEFGQSRSESHLSDDHELGLAKCDTGEEQLGEQLYKSLYGRRYLIVLDDLWSIEAWDEIKRFFPDHCNNGCRIMITTREKKVAAQLSSCRPFEMDLLDDNSSWELMREKVFGHQQGCRPELEELGKTIAKNCNGLPLAIVVIGGLLAKSDKTMNSWKHVAGNMKSIINSEDNEKCQKILYLSYKNLPIHLKPCFLYLAVARQPYNIDIPTLIKVWVSEGFVKPIRGKSLEEAADEYITDLVDRNLFILPRRGVLGNLLRCGVHDLLIDLCWREIEKIDLFRVIFDQNPKFMFQLRIHPSPLKPELGSVPRALGILGPASLSASDSTLLYAVQLQLLRVLIMTDSILPDENSQLMNLRFLSFHGHLDGNSILRLPWEDMSIVGSLPNLELLQLWFHACKGQTWCPTQGQFVKLKVLDIAQTDLVHWRADKTHFPVLEHLVLRYLNLEEFPQNFGEHPTLAKIEVFDCSDSTKAWAEQVGEEQENFGNEVFRVIIPEREENKTTIITSVGGYTLSQGIFPSLPFLVLITLTTKYVDIITYLNE; encoded by the exons ATGCTGTGTTCTCTGAAACCAAATTCACTACTGAAACTTGAAGCTTCAATTATGGCGGCGGCGTATGCAGCTCTTATGTCTCTTCTGAATACTTCAGAGCTCATCTTGCACCCTTCCCAGCACTGGCTACGTATAAACATAATACAGATCGAGTCCCTGCTACAAAAGGTCCGTCTCCTTCAAGAATTTCTCGAAGATTATTCACACAGAGACCACCAAGAAATGGCTGGAGTGGAGAGTCAAATTGCTGATATGGCTTATGAAGCAGAGGATGTCATTGAGTGCTACGTATTGGCTCAAATTCCAGCGCGATCTACGGGTAGCGAGGTGAAGTACTCGACCGCCTTCTCCCAATGTATCCATAAAGTGATAGAAGAGATGGAGGATCTGATCAAGAACAAGCTGATGAGGATAAAAGAGAGTATTGGGAAGTTTGAGGAAGATCCGACTTTCATAGATTTTTCGCCTGCTGTGTCGTCAAGATCAGCTCCCAGTGAGCAAAATACTATGGTGGGTTCTGATGAGAAGTTGGAGGAAATATTGGATATACTCACTGGACAACAATCAAATCGTCAAATCGTAGCAATTGTTGGAATGGGAGGAATAGGTAAGACCACTCTAGCTAAAAATGTCTACGAACATCCATATATTAAGAATCACTTTCATATTTGTGCTTGGGCTACAATCTCTCAAAAATATAGTGCACGAAATATTATTTATGAAATGCTATCAGAATTTGGACAGAGTAGATCAGAGAGTCATTTAAGTGATGATCATGAGTTGGGCCTAGCCAAGTGTGATACTGGTGAAGAACAATTGGGTGAACAATTGTACAAAAGCTTATATGGTAGAAGATATTTGATCGTGCTGGACGATTTATGGAGCATTGAGGCTTGGGATGAGATAAAACGATTCTTTCCAGATCATTGCAACAACGGATGTCGAATCATGATAACGACGAGGGAAAAGAAGGTCGCAGCGCAATTGAGCTCTTGTCGGCCTTTTGAAATGGATTTGTTAGATGACAACAGCAGTTGGGAATTGATGAGAGAAAAAGTTTTCGGACATCAACAAGGTTGTCGTCCTGAACTGGAAGAATTAGGGAAGACAATTGCGAAAAATTGCAATGGACTTCCTCTAGCAATTGTGGTGATTGGCGGACTCCTTGCCAAGTCTGATAAGACGATGAATTCATGGAAGCATGTCGCAGGAAATATGAAGTCAATCATAAATTCAGAGGACAACGAGAAATGCCAAAAGATATTATATTTGAGTTACAAAAACTTGCCTATTCATTTGAAACCATGCTTTCTCTACTTGGCTGTGGCTCGACAACCATATAATATTGATATCCCTACGCTCATCAAGGTATGGGTTTCTGAGGGATTTGTAAAACCGATAAGAGGTAAAAGTTTGGAAGAGGCAGCAGATGAATACATAACAGACCTTGTTGATAGAAACCTCTTTATCCTTCCTAGACGAGGGGTCCTTGGTAACTTACTACGTTGTGGTGTCCATGATCTCTTGATAGACCTATGCTGGAGGGAGATAGAAAAAATAGACCTGTTTCGTGTCATATTTGATCAGAACCCAAAATTCATGTTTCAACTCCGTATTCATCCATCTCCCTTGAAACCTGAATTGGGATCGGTACCCCGTGCCCTTGGTATATTGGGACCGGCATCACTAAGTGCGTCGGACAGCACGCTATTGTACGCTGTTCAATTACAATTGTTGAGGGTGTTGATAATGACTGATTCAATTCTACCTGATGAAAACTCGCAGCTAATGAACCTGCGGTTCTTGTCTTTCCATGGTCATTTGGATGGGAATTCGATTTTGAG GTTACCTTGGGAAGATATGAGCATTGTGGGTTCATTGCCTAATCTTGAGCTACTTCAGCTCTGGTTCCACGCGTGTAAAGGGCAGACGTGGTGTCCGACACAAGGGCAATTTGTTAAATTGAAAGTGTTGGATATTGCGCAGACTGATTTGGTACATTGGAGAGCAGACAAGACACACTTCCCAGTCCTCGAGCACTTGGTTCTTCGATATTTAAATTTGGAGGAATTTCCTCAAAACTTTGGGGAACACCCAACACTTGCAAAAATTGAAGTGTTTGATTGTAGCGATTCCACCAAAGCTTGGGCAGAGCAAGTAGGTGAGGAACAAGAGAACTTTGGAAATGAAGTCTTTCGAGTCATAATACCTGAAAGAGAGGAAAACAAGACAACCATAATTACGAGCGTTGGCGGTTACACCTTATCACAAGGTATTTTCCCTTCCCTTCCCTTCTTAGTGCTAATTACTTTGACAACAAAATACGTAGATATAATAACATATTTAAatgagtaa
- the LOC140862038 gene encoding uncharacterized protein codes for MVDAASGGALVNKTPQEASDLIANMAANAQQFGTREDNAPRQVKEVSVSPIDQKLDSLTSLLEKLVVGQAQQVKSCAICSIVGHPTDMCPTLQEDPTQQANSIGGFPGQPQRRYDPYSNTYNPGWRDHPNFSYKNQGGQQGFPQQNYNKQPAPAQSSDSGMSLDEIVKALATNTQKFQQGTRVSIQNLGNQITQLATAVSNLETQNSGKLPSQTVVNPRENSSAMVLRSGKKVKIESTSPMKNSEGKDMDKETENTSEEQTKVKTTFPSSDISKEVVPPFPSRLEKSKKTDYENEVLETFRKVEINIPLIDAIKQIPRYAKFLKDLCTNKRRLKGDEKVSVGENVSAVIKKSLPSKCKDPGMFTMPCVIGNLKIERAMLDLGASINVMPYSIYCALNLGPLKETRVVIQLADRSNAYPEGVVEDVLVQVKELIFPADFYILRMEDDSMSNSPPILLGRPFMKTARTKIDVDDGTLSVEFDGEIVKFNIFDAMKYPSENHSICSIDVVDSIVQEVFEEECETENFQMYAQLEVEGDLAEAYEISEPEIDQTRVTNSKVEISLSHKKLLPYVLQAPKLELKSLPNQLKYIYLGDEETLPVIISKKLTEDQERRLVTILKEHKTAIGWTLADIKGISP; via the coding sequence ATGGTGGATGCTGCGAGTGGAGGAGCATTagtgaacaaaacacctcaAGAAGCAAGTGATCTGATTGCCAACATGGCAGCTAATGCTCAACAGTTCGGAACAAGAGAAGACAACGCTCCACGACAAGTTAAAGAGGTAAGTGTTAGTCCCATTGATCAAAAATTAGATTCTTTAACATCTCTTTTGGAAAAACTGGTTGTAGGACAAGCACAACAGGTCAAATCTTGTGCGATATGTTCGATTGTTGGACATCCGACGGATATGTGTCCAACATTACAAGAAGATCCAACACAACAAGCAAATTCAATTGGCGGTTTTCCTGGACAACCACAACGTCGATATGACCCATATTCCAATACCTACAATCCGGGATGGAGAGATCACCCGAATTTCAGCTACAAGAACCAAGGAGGACAACAAGGATTTCCACAACAGAACTACAACAAACAACCAGCACCTGCACAATCCTCTGACTCCGGTATGTCTCTAGATGAAATTGTTAAAGCCCTTGCAACTAACACTCAAAAATTCCAACAGGGAACGAGGGTCAGCATTCAGAATTTAGGAAATCAGATAACCCAGTTAGCTACTGCTGTCAGCAATTTGGAGACTCAAAATTCTGGAAAATTACCATCACAAACGGTAGTAAATCCAAGAGAAAATTCAAGTGCAATGGTGTTGAGAAGTGGAAAGAAGGTCAAAATTGAGTCTACCTCCCCTATGAAGAATAGTGAAGGAAAGGACATGGACAAGGAGACTGAAAACACATCCGAGGAGCAAACAAAGGTAAAAACCACATTCCCTTCATCTGATATATCTAAGGAGGTTGTTCCTCCTTTTCCTTCTAGGTTGGAAAAATCCAAGAAGACTGACTATGAGAATGAAGTGTTGGAGACGTTCAGAAAAGTGGAAATTAACATACCCTTGATTGATGCAATTAAGCAAATTCCAAGGTATGCGAAATTTTTGAAGGATTTGTGCACTAACAAGAGGAGACTGAAAGGTGATGAGAAAGTGAGTGTGGGAGAAAATGTATCGGCTGTGATAAAGAAGTCATTACCAAGTAAGTGCAAAGATCCAGGTATGTTTACTATGCCTTGTGTTATTGGGAATTTGAAGATTGAGCGTGCCATGTTAGATTTAGGTGCATCCATAAATGTCATGccatattcaatttattgtgcTCTAAATCTGGGTCCTTTGAAAGAAACTAGAGTGGTAATTCAACTAGCTGATCGTTCTAATGCTTACCCGGAAGGGGTTGTTGAAGATGTCTTGGTGCAGGTTAAAGAATTGATATTTCCCGCAGATTTCTATATCTTGCGAATGGAAGATGATTCCATGTCGAATTCACCTCCAATTCTGTTGGGAAGGCCATTCATGAAGACAGCTAGGACTAAGATTGACGTCGATGATGGTACCCTCTCCGTCGAATTTGATGGAGAGattgtaaaatttaatatttttgatgctATGAAGTACCCAAGTGAAAATCATTCTATATGCTctattgatgttgttgattcAATTGTGCAGGAAGTTTTTGAGGAAGAATGTGAGactgaaaattttcaaatgtaTGCACAGTTGGAGGTGGAAGGAGACTTAGCTGAGGCTTATGAGATTTCAGAACCAGAAATTGATCAAACGAGGGTAACAAATTCAAAGGTTGAAATTTCATTATCTCATAAAAAATTGCTACCTTACGTTTTGCAGGCACCCAAACTAGAGTTGAAGAGTTTGCCAAAtcaattgaaatatatatatttgggtgATGAAGAGACTTTACCGGTGATCATCTCAAAGAAATTGACTGAAGATCAGGAAAGGAGATTGGTCACAATACTCAAGGAGCACAAAACTGCAATCGGGTGGACTTTAGCTGATATCAAAGGCATAAGtccgtaa
- the LOC140864424 gene encoding putative late blight resistance protein homolog R1B-16 isoform X1: MLCSLKPNSLLKLEASIMAAAYAALMSLLNTSELILHPSQHWLRINIIQIESLLQKVRLLQEFLEDYSHRDHQEMAGVESQIADMAYEAEDVIECYVLAQIPARSTGSEVKYSTAFSQCIHKVIEEMEDLIKNKLMRIKESIGKFEEDPTFIDFSPAVSSRSAPSEQNTMVGSDEKLEEILDILTGQQSNRQIVAIVGMGGIGKTTLAKNVYEHPYIKNHFHICAWATISQKYSARNIIYEMLSEFGQSRSESHLSDDHELGLAKCDTGEEQLGEQLYKSLYGRRYLIVLDDLWSIEAWDEIKRFFPDHCNNGCRIMITTREKKVAAQLSSCRPFEMDLLDDNSSWELMREKVFGHQQGCRPELEELGKTIAKNCNGLPLAIVVIGGLLAKSDKTMNSWKHVAGNMKSIINSEDNEKCQKILYLSYKNLPIHLKPCFLYLAVARQPYNIDIPTLIKVWVSEGFVKPIRGKSLEEAADEYITDLVDRNLFILPRRGVLGNLLRCGVHDLLIDLCWREIEKIDLFRVIFDQNPKFMFQLRIHPSPLKPELGSVPRALGILGPASLSASDSTLLYAVQLQLLRVLIMTDSILPDENSQLMNLRFLSFHGHLDGNSILRFYSLMSLFWNLQTLHIHNSLPEPLSLPPEIWCLPHLRHLHIERCVLPDPPVDKHDSHILENLQTLLVVVFFRCSEEVCRRLPNLKELQVMYVDIPQGVEWPFFCLHNLVHLQKLQSLSFCTKSPISWEHLSFPLSLKELALIGCRLPWEDMSIVGSLPNLELLQLWFHACKGQTWCPTQGQFVKLKVLDIAQTDLVHWRADKTHFPVLEHLVLRYLNLEEFPQNFGEHPTLAKIEVFDCSDSTKAWAEQVGEEQENFGNEVFRVIIPEREENKTTIITSVGGYTLSQGLMIYD, encoded by the exons ATGCTGTGTTCTCTGAAACCAAATTCACTACTGAAACTTGAAGCTTCAATTATGGCGGCGGCGTATGCAGCTCTTATGTCTCTTCTGAATACTTCAGAGCTCATCTTGCACCCTTCCCAGCACTGGCTACGTATAAACATAATACAGATCGAGTCCCTGCTACAAAAGGTCCGTCTCCTTCAAGAATTTCTCGAAGATTATTCACACAGAGACCACCAAGAAATGGCTGGAGTGGAGAGTCAAATTGCTGATATGGCTTATGAAGCAGAGGATGTCATTGAGTGCTACGTATTGGCTCAAATTCCAGCGCGATCTACGGGTAGCGAGGTGAAGTACTCGACCGCCTTCTCCCAATGTATCCATAAAGTGATAGAAGAGATGGAGGATCTGATCAAGAACAAGCTGATGAGGATAAAAGAGAGTATTGGGAAGTTTGAGGAAGATCCGACTTTCATAGATTTTTCGCCTGCTGTGTCGTCAAGATCAGCTCCCAGTGAGCAAAATACTATGGTGGGTTCTGATGAGAAGTTGGAGGAAATATTGGATATACTCACTGGACAACAATCAAATCGTCAAATCGTAGCAATTGTTGGAATGGGAGGAATAGGTAAGACCACTCTAGCTAAAAATGTCTACGAACATCCATATATTAAGAATCACTTTCATATTTGTGCTTGGGCTACAATCTCTCAAAAATATAGTGCACGAAATATTATTTATGAAATGCTATCAGAATTTGGACAGAGTAGATCAGAGAGTCATTTAAGTGATGATCATGAGTTGGGCCTAGCCAAGTGTGATACTGGTGAAGAACAATTGGGTGAACAATTGTACAAAAGCTTATATGGTAGAAGATATTTGATCGTGCTGGACGATTTATGGAGCATTGAGGCTTGGGATGAGATAAAACGATTCTTTCCAGATCATTGCAACAACGGATGTCGAATCATGATAACGACGAGGGAAAAGAAGGTCGCAGCGCAATTGAGCTCTTGTCGGCCTTTTGAAATGGATTTGTTAGATGACAACAGCAGTTGGGAATTGATGAGAGAAAAAGTTTTCGGACATCAACAAGGTTGTCGTCCTGAACTGGAAGAATTAGGGAAGACAATTGCGAAAAATTGCAATGGACTTCCTCTAGCAATTGTGGTGATTGGCGGACTCCTTGCCAAGTCTGATAAGACGATGAATTCATGGAAGCATGTCGCAGGAAATATGAAGTCAATCATAAATTCAGAGGACAACGAGAAATGCCAAAAGATATTATATTTGAGTTACAAAAACTTGCCTATTCATTTGAAACCATGCTTTCTCTACTTGGCTGTGGCTCGACAACCATATAATATTGATATCCCTACGCTCATCAAGGTATGGGTTTCTGAGGGATTTGTAAAACCGATAAGAGGTAAAAGTTTGGAAGAGGCAGCAGATGAATACATAACAGACCTTGTTGATAGAAACCTCTTTATCCTTCCTAGACGAGGGGTCCTTGGTAACTTACTACGTTGTGGTGTCCATGATCTCTTGATAGACCTATGCTGGAGGGAGATAGAAAAAATAGACCTGTTTCGTGTCATATTTGATCAGAACCCAAAATTCATGTTTCAACTCCGTATTCATCCATCTCCCTTGAAACCTGAATTGGGATCGGTACCCCGTGCCCTTGGTATATTGGGACCGGCATCACTAAGTGCGTCGGACAGCACGCTATTGTACGCTGTTCAATTACAATTGTTGAGGGTGTTGATAATGACTGATTCAATTCTACCTGATGAAAACTCGCAGCTAATGAACCTGCGGTTCTTGTCTTTCCATGGTCATTTGGATGGGAATTCGATTTTGAGGTTTTATTCTTTGATGTCTCTATTTTGGAATCTACAGACTCTGCATATTCACAATTCCTTACCCGAACCTTTATCTCTGCCACCGGAAATTTGGTGTTTGCCACACCTTAGGCATCTCCATATTGAAAGATGTGTTTTACCTGATCCTCCCGTTGATAAACATGATTCTCATATTTTGGAAAATCTGCAGACTCTCCTCGTGGTTGTATTTTTTAGGTGTAGTGAGGAGGTTTGTAGAAGACTTCCAAATCTGAAGGAATTACAAGTTATGTATGTTGATATACCCCAAGGAGTGGAGTGGCCCTTCTTCTGCCTTCACAATCTGGTCCACTTGCAGAAACTCCAATCACTGTCTTTCTGCACAAAAAGCCCCATTTCTTGGGAACACCTCAGCTTCCCACTCTCTCTCAAAGAGTTGGCTTTAATTGGATGCAGGTTACCTTGGGAAGATATGAGCATTGTGGGTTCATTGCCTAATCTTGAGCTACTTCAGCTCTGGTTCCACGCGTGTAAAGGGCAGACGTGGTGTCCGACACAAGGGCAATTTGTTAAATTGAAAGTGTTGGATATTGCGCAGACTGATTTGGTACATTGGAGAGCAGACAAGACACACTTCCCAGTCCTCGAGCACTTGGTTCTTCGATATTTAAATTTGGAGGAATTTCCTCAAAACTTTGGGGAACACCCAACACTTGCAAAAATTGAAGTGTTTGATTGTAGCGATTCCACCAAAGCTTGGGCAGAGCAAGTAGGTGAGGAACAAGAGAACTTTGGAAATGAAGTCTTTCGAGTCATAATACCTGAAAGAGAGGAAAACAAGACAACCATAATTACGAGCGTTGGCGGTTACACCTTATCACAAG GCCTTATGATCTACGATTGA
- the LOC140862039 gene encoding uncharacterized protein, protein MQHGRWNSNLIHSLFDPHFEEKILAIPINSVQEKDTRFWSFDPKGKYSVRNGYRVEIGCYDTPSHSSEVHSSKWWKYMWNLSIPPKLRIFWWRVMHDIIPTAANLRVNHVPTEDFCSLCKGWNESTFHALFWCPVVKICWKKTKFWPLLKHVRHLGTLEVILWMKQELDRRDFELFVSRTWAVWNQRLKIVHGSSSGFDVNSLDGSAVMIREFQMASLSLLSPSTKITSLAPHKWMAPPRGQLRMDLDVAYHVDSNLFAIGGAVREGWLLHLEKKGLNLHQLFMQS, encoded by the coding sequence ATGCAGCATGGTAGATGGAATTCTAACCTTATTCACTCACTTTTTGATCCGCACTTTGAGGAAAAAATTCTAGCCATTCCCATCAATTCGGTACAAGAAAAGGATACTAGATTCTGGTCTTTTGATCCTAAAGGTAAATATTCGGTTCGGAATGGATATCGTGTGGAAATAGGATGTTATGATACTCCATCACATAGCTCAGAAGTTCATTCAAGTAAATGGTGGAAGTATATGTGGAATTTGTCAATCCCTCCCAAACTTAGGATCTTTTGGTGGAGAGTTATGCATGATATTATTCCGACGGCAGCAAACTTGAGAGTCAATCATGTTCCTACGGAGGACTTCTGTTCGTTATGTAAAGGTTGGAATGAATCCACTTTTCATGCTCTTTTCTGGTGTCCAGTAGTTAAAATTTGCTGGAAGAAAACCAAATTCTGGCCTTTGCTTAAGCATGTCCGCCATCTTGGTACTTTGGAAGTGATACTATGGATGAAACAAGAATTGGACAGAAGAGATTTTGAATTATTTGTATCGAGAACATGGGCTGTTTGGAATCAAAGACTAAAAATTGTGCATGGAAGCTCTTCAGGATTTGATGTAAACTCATTGGATGGGAGTGCCGTGATGATCCGTGAATTTCAGATGGCCAGCCTTTCTCTTCTTTCTCCATCAACCAAAATCACAAGTTTAGCTCCGCATAAATGGATGGCTCCTCCGAGGGGACAATTGCGGATGGATTTGGATGTAGCATATCATGTAGATTCAAATTTATTTGCGATCGGGGGAGCTGTTCGGGAAGGCTGGTTATTGCATTTGGAAAAAAAGGGCCTCAACCTCCATCAGTTGTTCATGCAGAGTTGA